One Janthinobacterium sp. TB1-E2 genomic region harbors:
- a CDS encoding transcriptional regulator translates to MKPIFIGIMPQEKIRERVLAIARGTYKPKPNEPKVWFTSIKSLAEVLSDENRALLHVILETQPESISALAETTGRKPSNLSRTLKTMSNYGIVELKRERNQVRPIATATEFRIVAH, encoded by the coding sequence ATGAAACCGATTTTTATTGGCATCATGCCGCAAGAGAAAATCCGCGAACGCGTGCTCGCCATCGCTCGCGGTACCTATAAACCGAAGCCGAACGAACCCAAAGTCTGGTTCACTTCCATCAAATCGCTGGCGGAAGTCCTGAGCGACGAAAACCGGGCGTTGCTGCACGTGATTCTGGAAACGCAACCGGAATCCATCTCGGCCTTGGCTGAGACAACGGGCCGTAAACCGAGCAATCTGTCGCGGACACTGAAAACCATGTCCAACTACGGCATCGTGGAATTGAAACGGGAGCGCAATCAAGTTCGTCCCATCGCCACCGCAACGGAGTTTCGTATTGTCGCGCATTGA
- a CDS encoding toxin-antitoxin system TumE family protein — MWIDPAIYTLLDLDGSILDQDGGYWIKIEARRTKVSDEIPHGIRYSLTLHEPYGKRILGYDNAHMVKPPKKFKYAGRIVTFDHKHRHPSDQGVPYEFKDAQHLINDFFADVDRILLEVKKQ, encoded by the coding sequence TTTATACATTGCTGGACCTTGATGGTTCCATACTCGACCAGGATGGCGGTTATTGGATCAAGATAGAAGCCAGACGGACAAAGGTATCGGATGAGATCCCCCACGGCATACGCTACTCGCTGACGTTGCACGAACCGTATGGCAAACGCATCCTCGGTTACGACAATGCCCATATGGTGAAGCCGCCAAAGAAATTCAAATATGCGGGACGTATCGTGACTTTTGACCATAAACATCGGCATCCGTCAGATCAGGGAGTGCCATACGAATTCAAGGACGCACAGCATCTGATCAATGACTTCTTTGCTGACGTGGACCGCATTTTGCTGGAGGTAAAAAAGCAATGA